A window of Pseudomonas monteilii contains these coding sequences:
- a CDS encoding Fe-S metabolism protein SufE, protein MSLSNAAREALQAFEQAHGWEQRARLLMQWGQRLPPLDEADKVEANRVHGCESVVWLTAQAVDGHWQFQADSEARLLKGLLAVLLVRVQGLDRDALARVDLPGWFAQLGLERQLTPSRSNGLHAVLQRMAQLAAGA, encoded by the coding sequence ATGAGCCTGTCGAACGCGGCCCGCGAGGCCTTGCAGGCTTTCGAGCAGGCCCACGGCTGGGAGCAGCGCGCGCGCCTGCTGATGCAATGGGGCCAACGCTTGCCGCCACTGGATGAAGCCGACAAGGTGGAGGCCAACCGCGTCCACGGTTGCGAGAGCGTGGTCTGGCTGACCGCGCAGGCTGTCGACGGGCACTGGCAGTTTCAGGCCGACAGCGAGGCGCGGCTGCTCAAGGGCTTGCTGGCGGTGTTGCTGGTGCGCGTGCAGGGGCTCGACCGGGACGCACTGGCCCGCGTCGACCTGCCCGGCTGGTTCGCGCAGCTGGGCCTGGAGCGCCAGCTCACGCCGTCACGCAGCAACGGCCTGCACGCCGTGCTGCAGCGCATGGCTCAACTGGCCGCAGGCGCCTGA
- a CDS encoding tRNA cyclic N6-threonylcarbamoyladenosine(37) synthase TcdA, whose translation MSTEDPRFAGIARLYGDDGLERLRRAHVGVVGIGGVGSWVAEALARSGVGEITLFDLDDVCVSNTNRQAHALEGQVGRAKVEVMAERLRAINPACVVHAVADFVTRDTMVEYIHEGFDGVVDCIDSVNAKAALIAWCRRRKIAVVTTGGAGGQIDPTQVQVGDLNKTFNDPLASRVRSTLRRDYQFSRNVSRNYGVPCVFSSEQLRYPKGDGSVCLQKSFVGEGVRLDCSGGFGAVMMVTATFGMVAASKLVEKLVGGARRPSERAVAQAPAAS comes from the coding sequence ATGAGCACAGAAGATCCACGCTTCGCCGGCATTGCCCGGCTGTATGGCGACGACGGCCTCGAGCGCCTGCGTCGCGCCCATGTCGGCGTGGTCGGCATCGGCGGGGTCGGCTCCTGGGTGGCCGAAGCCCTGGCGCGCAGCGGGGTGGGCGAGATCACCCTGTTCGACCTCGACGATGTCTGCGTCAGCAACACCAACCGCCAGGCCCACGCGCTCGAAGGGCAGGTGGGGCGGGCCAAGGTCGAGGTCATGGCCGAGCGGCTGCGCGCCATCAACCCGGCCTGCGTGGTCCATGCGGTGGCCGATTTCGTGACCCGCGACACCATGGTCGAGTACATCCACGAAGGCTTCGACGGCGTGGTCGACTGCATCGACAGCGTCAACGCCAAGGCGGCGCTGATCGCCTGGTGCCGGCGGCGCAAGATCGCCGTCGTCACCACCGGCGGTGCCGGCGGGCAGATCGATCCGACCCAGGTGCAGGTCGGTGACCTCAACAAGACCTTCAACGACCCGCTGGCGTCGCGGGTGCGCTCCACCCTGCGCCGCGACTACCAGTTCTCGCGCAACGTCAGCCGCAACTACGGGGTGCCGTGCGTGTTCTCCAGCGAGCAGCTGCGCTACCCCAAGGGCGATGGCAGCGTCTGCCTGCAGAAGAGCTTCGTCGGGGAAGGCGTGCGCCTGGACTGCTCCGGCGGTTTCGGCGCGGTGATGATGGTCACCGCGACCTTCGGCATGGTCGCCGCCAGCAAACTGGTGGAGAAACTGGTAGGCGGGGCGCGCCGACCTTCGGAACGTGCCGTGGCTCAGGCGCCTGCGGCCAGTTGA
- a CDS encoding cold shock domain protein CspD, with amino-acid sequence MSSRETGSVKWFNDAKGYGFIQREGGADVFVHFRAIRGEGHRTLLEGQRVEYALVEGQKGLQAEDVLGL; translated from the coding sequence ATGTCGTCTCGTGAAACTGGAAGCGTGAAGTGGTTCAACGATGCCAAGGGCTATGGCTTCATTCAGCGGGAAGGGGGCGCGGACGTCTTCGTCCATTTCCGGGCCATTCGGGGTGAAGGGCACCGTACCCTGCTCGAAGGTCAGCGGGTGGAATACGCCCTGGTCGAAGGCCAGAAGGGCCTCCAGGCCGAGGACGTCCTGGGCCTGTGA
- a CDS encoding succinyl-diaminopimelate desuccinylase, translating into MTASADLSPTLQLACDLIRRPSVTPVDADCQAQMMRRLEQVGFALEPMRIEDVDNFWATHGTQDGPVLCFAGHTDVVPTGPLQAWTHQPFEALIDEQGMLCGRGAADMKGSLASMVVASERFVRDYPDHRGQVAFLITSDEEGPADHGTKAVVERLRVRQQRLDWCIVGEPSSTSLLGDVVKNGRRGSLGATLTVRGKQGHVAYPHLARNPIHLAAPALAELAAEHWDAGNAFFPPTSFQISNLSAGTGATNVVPGELTALFNFRFSTESTVEGLQQRVAAILDAHQLDWSIDWSLSGLPFLTEPGDLLDAVAASIHAVTGRQTQPSTSGGTSDGRFIATLGTQVVELGPVNATIHQVDERILASDLDLLTEIYYQTLVRLLA; encoded by the coding sequence ATGACGGCCTCAGCCGACCTCTCGCCTACCCTTCAACTGGCCTGCGACCTGATCCGCCGTCCGTCCGTGACCCCGGTCGATGCCGATTGCCAGGCGCAGATGATGCGCCGCCTGGAACAGGTCGGCTTCGCGCTCGAGCCGATGCGCATCGAAGACGTCGACAACTTCTGGGCCACCCATGGCACCCAGGACGGCCCGGTGCTGTGCTTCGCCGGTCACACCGACGTGGTCCCCACCGGCCCGCTCCAGGCCTGGACGCATCAGCCTTTCGAGGCGCTGATCGACGAGCAGGGCATGCTGTGCGGACGGGGCGCCGCCGACATGAAGGGCAGCCTGGCGTCGATGGTGGTGGCCAGCGAACGTTTCGTGCGCGACTACCCCGACCACCGTGGGCAGGTCGCCTTCCTGATCACCAGCGACGAGGAAGGTCCGGCCGACCATGGCACCAAGGCCGTGGTCGAACGCCTGCGCGTCCGCCAGCAGCGCCTGGACTGGTGCATCGTCGGCGAGCCGTCCAGCACCTCGCTGCTCGGTGATGTGGTCAAGAACGGCCGCCGTGGCTCGCTCGGTGCCACCTTGACGGTGCGCGGCAAGCAGGGCCACGTGGCCTACCCGCACCTGGCGCGCAACCCGATCCACTTGGCCGCGCCTGCGCTGGCCGAACTGGCCGCCGAGCATTGGGATGCCGGCAATGCGTTCTTCCCGCCGACCAGCTTCCAGATCTCCAACCTCAGTGCCGGTACCGGCGCCACCAACGTGGTGCCGGGCGAGCTGACGGCGCTGTTCAACTTCCGCTTCTCCACCGAGTCGACGGTCGAAGGCCTGCAACAGCGCGTCGCGGCGATCCTCGATGCGCACCAGCTGGACTGGTCGATCGACTGGTCGCTGTCCGGCCTGCCGTTCCTGACCGAACCAGGTGACCTGCTCGATGCCGTGGCGGCCAGCATCCACGCCGTGACCGGCCGCCAGACCCAGCCCTCCACCAGCGGTGGCACCTCGGACGGGCGCTTCATCGCCACGCTCGGCACCCAGGTGGTCGAACTGGGCCCGGTCAACGCCACGATCCATCAGGTCGACGAGCGTATCCTGGCCAGCGACCTCGACCTGCTCACCGAAATCTACTACCAGACCTTGGTGAGGTTGCTCGCCTGA
- a CDS encoding 2,3,4,5-tetrahydropyridine-2,6-dicarboxylate N-succinyltransferase translates to MSTTLFSLAFGVGTQNRQGTWLEVFYALPLVAPSSALVEAIAPVLGYEGGNQAITISTTQAAQLAEAVRSVDAAQAALLTRLAESQKPLVATLLAEDGALTSTPEAYLKLHLLSHRLVKPHGVSLAGIFPLLPNIAWTSQGAIDLAELAEQQLEARLRGDLLEVFSVDKFPKMTDYVVPAGVRIADSARVRLGAYIGEGTTIMHEGFVNFNAGTEGPGMIEGRVSAGVFVGKGSDLGGGCSTMGTLSGGGNIVITVGEGCLIGANAGIGIPLGDRNTVEAGLYITAGTKVQLLDEQNQLVKVVKARDLAGQTDLLFRRNSVSGAVECKTHKSAIELNEALHAHN, encoded by the coding sequence ATGTCCACTACCCTGTTCAGCCTGGCCTTCGGCGTCGGCACCCAGAACCGCCAGGGCACCTGGCTGGAAGTCTTCTACGCGCTGCCTCTGGTGGCCCCTTCCAGCGCCCTGGTCGAGGCGATCGCCCCGGTACTCGGCTACGAAGGCGGCAACCAGGCCATCACCATCAGCACCACCCAGGCGGCGCAACTGGCCGAAGCCGTGCGCTCGGTCGACGCTGCCCAGGCCGCCCTGCTGACCCGCCTGGCGGAAAGCCAGAAGCCGCTGGTGGCGACCCTGCTGGCCGAGGACGGCGCGCTGACCTCGACCCCGGAAGCCTACCTGAAGCTGCACCTGCTCTCGCACCGTCTGGTCAAGCCCCATGGCGTGAGCCTGGCCGGCATCTTCCCGCTGCTGCCGAACATCGCCTGGACCAGCCAGGGCGCCATCGACCTGGCCGAACTGGCCGAGCAGCAGCTCGAAGCACGCCTGCGCGGCGACCTGCTGGAAGTGTTCTCGGTGGACAAGTTCCCGAAGATGACCGACTACGTGGTCCCGGCCGGTGTGCGCATCGCCGACAGTGCGCGGGTTCGCCTGGGCGCCTACATCGGCGAAGGCACCACCATCATGCACGAGGGCTTCGTCAACTTTAACGCCGGCACCGAAGGCCCGGGCATGATCGAAGGCCGTGTCTCGGCCGGCGTGTTCGTCGGCAAGGGTTCGGACCTGGGCGGCGGCTGCTCGACCATGGGCACCCTGTCCGGTGGCGGCAACATCGTCATCACCGTCGGCGAAGGCTGCCTGATCGGTGCCAACGCCGGTATCGGCATCCCGCTGGGCGATCGCAACACCGTCGAGGCAGGCCTGTACATCACCGCCGGCACCAAGGTGCAGTTGCTGGACGAGCAGAACCAGCTGGTCAAGGTGGTCAAGGCGCGCGATCTGGCGGGCCAGACCGACCTGCTGTTCCGTCGCAACTCGGTCAGCGGCGCGGTCGAGTGCAAGACCCACAAGTCGGCCATCGAGCTGAACGAGGCCCTGCACGCCCACAACTGA
- a CDS encoding SAM-dependent methyltransferase yields MLACPLCHAPLSRLDNGVACAAGHRFDRARQGYLNLLPVQHKNSRDPGDNQAMVEARRGFLEAGHYAPVAQRLAELAAERHPATWLDIGCGEGYYTAQIAQALPEADGYALDISREAVKRACRRATEVTWLVASMARVPLADASCQFIASVFSPLDWQEALRLLSPGGGLMRVGPTRDHLMELRQVLYDEVRPYADDKHLALVPASMQHAHSETLTFRLSLAEPQARADLLAMTPHGWRASAERRAQVIDQPEPFDVTVSMRYDYFVRQD; encoded by the coding sequence ATGCTCGCCTGTCCGCTGTGCCATGCGCCCCTGTCGCGCCTCGACAACGGTGTGGCCTGCGCGGCCGGTCACCGCTTCGACCGTGCGCGCCAGGGCTACCTGAACCTGCTGCCGGTGCAGCACAAGAACAGCCGCGACCCGGGCGACAACCAGGCGATGGTCGAAGCCCGTCGCGGCTTTCTCGAGGCCGGCCACTATGCGCCAGTGGCCCAGCGCCTGGCCGAGCTGGCGGCCGAGCGCCACCCGGCCACCTGGCTGGACATCGGCTGCGGCGAAGGCTACTACACCGCGCAGATTGCCCAGGCCCTGCCTGAGGCCGACGGCTATGCCCTGGACATCTCCCGCGAAGCGGTCAAGCGTGCCTGCCGACGCGCCACCGAGGTCACCTGGCTGGTCGCCAGCATGGCGCGGGTGCCACTGGCCGATGCCAGCTGCCAGTTCATCGCCAGCGTCTTCAGCCCGCTCGACTGGCAGGAGGCTCTGCGCCTGCTGAGCCCCGGGGGCGGCCTGATGCGGGTCGGCCCGACCCGCGATCACCTGATGGAGCTGCGCCAGGTGCTCTACGACGAGGTTCGCCCGTATGCCGACGACAAGCACCTGGCGTTGGTCCCGGCGTCGATGCAGCATGCCCACAGCGAAACCCTGACCTTCCGCCTGTCACTGGCCGAACCCCAGGCGCGCGCTGACCTGCTGGCAATGACGCCCCATGGCTGGCGCGCCAGCGCCGAACGGCGCGCGCAGGTGATCGACCAGCCCGAACCGTTCGACGTCACCGTTTCCATGCGCTATGACTATTTCGTGCGCCAAGACTGA
- a CDS encoding cysteine sulfinate desulfinase, with amino-acid sequence MLQPSPWRADFPAVAALHRQHQTYLDSAATAQKPQAMLDALARYYGGGAANVHRAQHVPGALATQAFEATRSALAAWTGAGEAQQFIFTHGATSALNLLAYGLEHGFEAGDEIAVSALEHHANLLPWQQLARRRGLRLVILPIDAQGRIDLEQALQLIGPRTRLLAVSQLSNVLGTWQPLAPLLAHARAQGALSVVDGAQGVVHGRPDLHQLGCDFYVFSSHKLYGPDGVGVLYGRTPALAHLKHWQYGGEMVHLAGYHEASFRPAPLGFEAGTPPVAGVIGLGATLAYLNGLDLSAVAAHEAALHRALCEGLVAREGVRLLGDPQVALASFVVDGVHTADIAHLLTEQGIAVRAGHHCAMPLLEQLGLGGAIRVSLGLYNDGDDLARFFDAFDHALALLR; translated from the coding sequence ATGCTCCAGCCCTCCCCCTGGCGCGCCGACTTCCCCGCCGTCGCCGCCCTGCACCGCCAGCACCAGACCTATCTGGACAGTGCGGCCACCGCCCAGAAGCCCCAGGCCATGCTGGACGCCCTCGCCCGTTATTACGGGGGTGGCGCCGCCAATGTGCATCGGGCCCAGCACGTGCCAGGCGCCCTGGCGACCCAGGCGTTCGAGGCGACGCGCAGTGCACTGGCCGCCTGGACGGGGGCTGGCGAGGCCCAGCAGTTCATCTTCACCCACGGGGCCACGTCGGCGCTGAACCTGCTCGCCTATGGCCTGGAACATGGCTTCGAGGCCGGTGACGAGATCGCCGTCAGCGCCCTGGAGCACCACGCCAACCTGCTGCCGTGGCAACAGCTGGCACGGCGCCGAGGCCTACGCCTGGTGATCCTGCCGATCGATGCCCAAGGCCGCATCGATCTGGAGCAGGCGCTGCAGTTGATCGGCCCACGGACCCGGCTGCTGGCGGTCAGCCAGCTGTCCAACGTGCTGGGCACCTGGCAGCCGCTGGCGCCCCTGTTGGCGCATGCCCGCGCCCAAGGCGCGCTGAGTGTGGTCGATGGGGCCCAGGGCGTGGTCCATGGCCGCCCCGACCTGCACCAGTTGGGCTGCGATTTCTACGTGTTCTCCAGCCACAAGCTGTATGGGCCGGACGGCGTGGGCGTGCTCTACGGCCGCACGCCGGCGCTGGCCCATCTGAAGCATTGGCAGTACGGTGGCGAGATGGTCCACCTGGCCGGCTACCACGAGGCGAGTTTCCGTCCCGCGCCCCTGGGATTCGAGGCAGGCACGCCGCCGGTGGCGGGGGTGATCGGCCTGGGCGCGACCCTGGCGTATTTGAATGGCCTGGACCTGTCGGCGGTGGCGGCCCACGAGGCTGCGCTGCACCGAGCCCTGTGCGAGGGTCTGGTTGCCCGCGAAGGCGTGCGTCTGCTGGGCGATCCGCAGGTGGCACTGGCCAGTTTCGTGGTCGACGGCGTGCACACGGCCGACATCGCCCACCTGCTGACCGAACAGGGCATCGCCGTGCGCGCGGGGCATCATTGCGCCATGCCGCTGCTCGAGCAGCTTGGCCTGGGCGGCGCGATCCGCGTGTCGCTGGGCCTGTACAACGATGGCGACGACCTGGCGCGGTTCTTCGACGCCTTCGACCATGCCCTGGCGCTGTTGCGATGA
- a CDS encoding beta-(1-3)-glucosyl transferase, with amino-acid sequence MSSRKFGLNLVVVLLIAALFTGFWALINRPVSAPAWPEQISGFSYSPFRLNESPQRGQYPSEQELREDLAQLSTLTDSIRLYTVEGSQAQIPRLAEEMGLRVTLGIWISPDLERNEREIARAIELANTSRSVIRVVVGNEALFREEVTPEGLIAYLDRVRAAVKVPVTTSEQWHIWKAHPELAGHVDLIAAHILPYWEFVPMQDSVQFVLDRARELKQQFPRKPLLLSEVGWPSNGRMRGGADATQADQAIYLRTLVNTLNRRGYNYFVIEAYDQPWKASDEGSVGAYWGVFNAARQQKFNFEGPVVAIPQWRALAVASVVLALLALALLLIDGSTLRQRGRTFLTFIAFLCGSVLVWIAYDYSQQYSTWFSLTVGVLLGLGALGVFIVLLTEAHELAEAVWIHKRRREFLPVHTDSAYRPKVSVHVPCYNEPPEMVKQTLDALAALDYPDFEVLVIDNNTKDPAVWEPLKAHCERLGERFRFFHVSPLAGFKGGALNYLLPLTAPDAEVIAVIDSDYCVDRNWLKHMVPHFADPKIAVVQSPQDYRDQHESLFKTLCYSEYKGFFHIGMVTRNERNAIIQHGTMTMTRRSVLDELGWADWCICEDAELGLRVFERGYSAAYAHDSYGKGLMPDTFIDFKKQRFRWAYGAIQIIKHHAGALLRGRGSELTRGQRYHFLAGWLPWVADGMNIFFTVGALLWSAAMIIVPQRVDPPLLMFAIPPLALFGFKVGKIIFLYRRAVGVDLKDAFAAALAGLALSHTIAKAVLYGFFTRSMPFIRTPKHADSHGVLVAIAEAREELFILLLLWGAAAGICLVQGLPNMDMRFWVVMLLVQSLPYLAALVMAFLSSLPRRETLAERASHEQGA; translated from the coding sequence ATGTCATCACGCAAATTCGGCCTCAACCTGGTCGTGGTGCTGCTCATCGCCGCCCTGTTCACCGGGTTCTGGGCCTTGATCAATCGCCCCGTGTCCGCCCCCGCCTGGCCCGAGCAGATCTCGGGTTTTTCGTACTCGCCGTTTCGCCTGAACGAAAGTCCACAGCGCGGCCAGTACCCCAGCGAGCAGGAGCTGCGCGAGGACCTGGCGCAACTGAGCACGCTGACCGACAGCATCCGTCTGTACACCGTCGAGGGCAGTCAGGCGCAGATCCCCCGACTGGCCGAGGAGATGGGCCTGCGGGTGACCCTGGGCATCTGGATCAGCCCGGACCTGGAGCGCAACGAGCGCGAGATCGCCCGCGCCATCGAACTGGCCAACACCTCGCGCAGCGTGATCCGCGTGGTGGTCGGCAACGAAGCGCTGTTCCGCGAGGAGGTCACGCCGGAAGGGTTGATCGCCTACCTGGACCGGGTGCGCGCTGCCGTCAAGGTTCCGGTCACCACCAGCGAGCAATGGCACATCTGGAAGGCGCACCCGGAGCTGGCCGGGCATGTGGACCTGATCGCCGCACACATCCTGCCGTACTGGGAATTCGTGCCGATGCAGGACTCGGTGCAGTTCGTGCTCGACCGCGCCCGCGAACTCAAGCAGCAGTTCCCGCGCAAGCCGCTGCTGCTGTCCGAGGTCGGCTGGCCGAGCAACGGGCGCATGCGCGGCGGGGCCGACGCGACCCAGGCCGACCAGGCCATCTACCTGCGCACCCTGGTCAACACCCTCAACCGGCGCGGTTACAACTACTTCGTGATCGAAGCCTACGACCAGCCCTGGAAAGCCAGCGACGAAGGGTCGGTGGGCGCGTACTGGGGCGTGTTCAATGCGGCGCGCCAACAGAAATTCAACTTCGAAGGCCCGGTGGTGGCGATCCCGCAGTGGCGCGCCCTGGCCGTGGCCTCGGTGGTGCTGGCCCTGCTGGCCCTGGCGCTGCTGCTGATCGACGGTTCGACCCTGCGCCAGCGCGGGCGTACCTTCCTCACCTTCATCGCCTTCCTGTGCGGCTCGGTGCTGGTGTGGATCGCCTACGACTATAGCCAGCAGTACAGCACCTGGTTCAGCCTGACCGTGGGCGTTCTGCTGGGGCTGGGGGCGCTGGGCGTGTTCATCGTGCTGCTGACCGAAGCGCACGAGCTGGCCGAGGCGGTCTGGATCCACAAGCGCCGTCGGGAATTCCTGCCGGTGCACACCGACAGCGCGTATCGGCCCAAGGTGTCGGTGCACGTGCCCTGCTACAACGAGCCGCCAGAGATGGTCAAGCAGACCCTCGATGCCCTGGCCGCGCTGGATTACCCGGACTTCGAAGTGCTGGTGATCGACAACAACACCAAGGATCCGGCCGTGTGGGAACCGCTCAAGGCGCATTGCGAGCGACTCGGCGAGCGTTTCCGGTTCTTCCACGTGTCGCCGCTCGCCGGGTTCAAGGGCGGCGCGCTGAACTACCTGCTGCCGCTCACCGCGCCGGATGCCGAGGTGATCGCGGTGATCGACTCGGACTACTGCGTCGATCGCAACTGGCTCAAGCACATGGTGCCGCACTTCGCCGACCCGAAGATCGCCGTGGTGCAGTCGCCCCAGGACTACCGTGACCAGCACGAAAGCCTGTTCAAGACGCTCTGCTACAGTGAGTACAAAGGTTTCTTCCACATCGGCATGGTCACCCGCAACGAGCGCAACGCGATCATCCAGCACGGCACCATGACCATGACGCGCCGCTCGGTGCTCGACGAACTGGGCTGGGCCGACTGGTGCATCTGCGAGGACGCCGAGCTGGGCCTGCGGGTGTTCGAGCGTGGCTATTCGGCCGCCTACGCCCACGACAGCTACGGCAAGGGGCTGATGCCGGACACCTTCATCGACTTCAAGAAGCAGCGCTTCCGCTGGGCCTACGGCGCCATCCAGATCATCAAGCACCACGCCGGCGCCCTGCTGCGTGGTCGTGGCAGCGAGCTGACCCGCGGACAGCGCTACCACTTCCTGGCCGGCTGGCTGCCCTGGGTGGCCGATGGCATGAACATCTTCTTCACCGTCGGCGCGCTGCTCTGGTCGGCGGCGATGATCATCGTGCCGCAGCGGGTCGATCCGCCCCTGCTGATGTTCGCCATCCCACCCCTGGCCCTGTTCGGCTTCAAGGTCGGCAAGATCATCTTCCTCTACCGCCGGGCGGTGGGCGTTGACCTGAAGGACGCCTTCGCGGCGGCCCTGGCGGGCCTGGCGCTGTCGCACACGATCGCCAAGGCGGTGCTGTACGGGTTCTTCACCCGCAGCATGCCGTTCATCCGCACGCCCAAGCATGCCGACAGCCATGGCGTGCTGGTGGCCATCGCCGAGGCCCGGGAGGAGCTGTTCATCTTGTTGCTGTTGTGGGGCGCGGCGGCAGGCATCTGCCTGGTCCAGGGCCTGCCCAACATGGACATGCGCTTCTGGGTGGTGATGCTGCTGGTGCAATCGCTGCCGTACCTGGCGGCGCTGGTGATGGCGTTTCTGTCGTCGCTGCCACGGCGGGAAACGCTGGCCGAGCGGGCTTCCCATGAGCAGGGCGCGTGA
- a CDS encoding glycerol-3-phosphate 1-O-acyltransferase — translation MTRSPLRRLMFGALRRVLYLWVRSETINPSSPGLKPDPTCPVVYALPSPSASDLAVLDRECVKAGLPRPVVSVTVGHHQEPAAFFYLTPEADWLGRRDKRGAPPALRRIVETLSEQAETDVQIIPVSVFWGQSPDSESSPWKLLFADSWAVTGRLRRLLTILVLGRKTRVQFSEPLRVRALVAQGKGPERTVRLAQRLLRVHLRNLKTAVIGPDISHRRHLVKGLLHAELVRQAIAEQAARDAIPLAKAEAQALRYANEIASDYTYTVIRFLEVVLSWFWNKIYDGIKVNHIEQVQDLAPGHEIIYVPCHRSHIDYLLLSYLLFRNGLTPPHIAAGINLNMPVVGNLLRRGGAFFMRRTFKGNPLYAAVFNEYLHTLFTKGFPVEYFVEGGRSRTGRMLQPRPGMLAITLRSFLRSSRTPIVFVPVYIGYERVLEGRTYLGELRGASKKKESIFDIFKVIGALRQRYGQVAVNFGEPIRLAEFLDQQRPDWRTWTDAPEARPEWLNAVTTRLGDTVAQHLNEAAAINPVNLVALALLSTSRLALDERALRRVLDTYLALLRQVPYSPHSTLPEGDGLALIEHVKGMGLLSEQSDALGRILYLEEANAVLMTWYRNNVLHIFALPGLLASFFMSSSRMNRQQIGTYAGALYPYLQAELFLRWSPDQLEAVIDQWLDALVAQGLLRQENGVYLRPAPSSRQFVLLTLLARAITQTLQRFYMATSLLLDNGQRRLTAETLEGLCVTMAQRLSILHGLNAPEFFDKSLFRHFIQTLLREGVVRADEQGRLSYPARLGELAEGVAKRVLSAELRLSIRQVTSNTDTVSGVDAG, via the coding sequence ATGACCCGTTCTCCCCTGCGTCGCCTGATGTTCGGCGCCCTGCGCCGCGTGCTGTACCTGTGGGTGCGCTCCGAGACCATCAACCCGTCGTCGCCAGGGCTCAAGCCCGATCCCACCTGCCCGGTGGTCTATGCGCTGCCTTCGCCCTCGGCGAGCGACCTGGCAGTGCTCGACCGTGAGTGCGTCAAGGCCGGTCTGCCACGCCCGGTGGTGTCCGTGACGGTGGGGCATCACCAGGAGCCTGCGGCATTCTTCTACCTGACACCGGAAGCCGACTGGCTCGGGCGCCGCGACAAGCGTGGCGCGCCACCGGCCCTGCGGCGCATCGTCGAGACGCTGAGCGAGCAGGCCGAAACGGATGTGCAGATCATTCCGGTCAGCGTGTTCTGGGGCCAGTCGCCGGACAGCGAGTCGAGCCCCTGGAAGCTGCTGTTCGCCGACAGCTGGGCGGTGACCGGACGCCTGCGCCGGTTGCTGACCATCCTGGTGCTGGGCCGCAAGACCCGGGTGCAGTTCTCCGAACCCTTGCGGGTGCGCGCCCTGGTGGCCCAGGGCAAGGGGCCCGAGCGCACCGTGCGCCTGGCGCAGCGCCTGCTGCGGGTCCACCTGCGCAACCTCAAGACGGCCGTGATCGGACCGGACATCTCGCACCGCCGCCACCTGGTCAAAGGCTTGCTGCACGCCGAGCTGGTGCGTCAGGCGATCGCCGAGCAGGCGGCGCGCGACGCCATCCCGCTGGCCAAGGCCGAGGCCCAGGCCTTGCGCTATGCCAACGAGATCGCATCGGACTACACCTACACCGTCATCCGCTTCCTGGAGGTGGTGCTCAGCTGGTTCTGGAACAAGATCTACGACGGCATCAAGGTCAATCACATCGAGCAGGTGCAGGACCTCGCGCCGGGGCACGAGATCATCTATGTCCCCTGCCACCGCAGCCACATCGACTACCTGCTGCTGTCCTACCTGCTGTTCCGCAATGGCCTGACGCCTCCGCACATCGCGGCCGGCATCAACCTGAACATGCCGGTGGTCGGCAACCTGCTGCGTCGCGGCGGTGCGTTCTTCATGCGGCGTACCTTCAAGGGCAACCCGCTGTACGCCGCCGTGTTCAACGAATACCTGCACACGCTGTTCACCAAGGGCTTTCCGGTCGAGTATTTCGTCGAGGGCGGGCGCTCGCGGACCGGTCGCATGCTGCAACCGCGTCCCGGCATGCTGGCCATCACCCTGCGCAGCTTCCTGCGCTCGTCGCGCACCCCGATCGTCTTCGTGCCGGTGTACATCGGCTACGAACGCGTGCTCGAAGGGCGGACCTACCTGGGCGAGCTGCGCGGCGCCAGCAAGAAGAAGGAATCGATCTTCGACATCTTCAAGGTCATCGGCGCGCTGCGCCAGCGCTACGGCCAGGTGGCGGTCAACTTCGGCGAACCCATTCGGCTGGCCGAGTTCCTCGACCAGCAGCGTCCGGATTGGCGGACCTGGACCGACGCGCCCGAGGCCCGGCCGGAGTGGCTTAACGCGGTGACCACCCGCCTGGGCGATACCGTGGCCCAGCACCTGAACGAGGCCGCAGCGATCAACCCGGTCAACCTGGTGGCGCTGGCGCTGCTGTCCACCAGCCGCCTGGCCCTCGACGAGCGCGCCCTGCGGCGGGTGCTCGACACCTACCTGGCGTTGCTGCGGCAGGTGCCCTACTCCCCCCATTCGACCCTGCCCGAGGGCGATGGTCTGGCCCTGATCGAACACGTCAAGGGCATGGGCCTGCTGTCGGAGCAGAGCGACGCGCTGGGCCGCATCCTCTACCTGGAAGAGGCCAACGCGGTGCTGATGACCTGGTACCGCAACAACGTCCTGCACATCTTCGCCCTGCCAGGCTTGCTGGCGAGCTTCTTCATGAGCAGCTCGCGCATGAATCGCCAGCAGATCGGCACCTACGCCGGGGCCCTGTACCCCTACCTGCAGGCGGAGCTGTTCCTGCGCTGGTCGCCCGACCAGCTCGAGGCGGTCATCGATCAGTGGCTCGATGCCCTGGTCGCGCAGGGGCTGCTGCGCCAGGAGAACGGCGTGTACCTGCGCCCGGCGCCCAGCTCGCGCCAGTTCGTCCTGCTGACCCTGCTGGCGCGGGCGATCACGCAGACCCTGCAGCGCTTCTACATGGCCACGTCGCTGTTGCTGGACAATGGCCAACGCCGCCTGACCGCCGAAACCCTGGAAGGCCTGTGCGTGACGATGGCCCAGCGCCTGTCGATCCTGCACGGGCTGAACGCACCGGAGTTCTTCGACAAGAGCCTGTTCCGGCACTTCATCCAGACCCTGCTGCGCGAAGGCGTGGTGCGCGCCGACGAACAGGGCCGGCTAAGCTATCCCGCCCGCCTGGGCGAGTTGGCCGAGGGCGTGGCCAAGCGCGTGCTGTCGGCCGAACTGCGCCTGTCGATCCGTCAGGTCACGTCGAACACCGACACGGTGAGCGGCGTCGACGCAGGGTAG